In Ruminococcaceae bacterium BL-6, a genomic segment contains:
- a CDS encoding N6_Mtase domain-containing protein, translating to MKYFEYNLGSIFQSLDMSYSNGLTDANDTNLTVFQRYFFAQAKEKLNVDAVYFLRDAEGIPKIPMIYFSAMDSYNSERIAELHRMAWNMGEAPLLFIVLPDELLVYNNYTPPAPRKEDGSYNNDAGMFARIKKVSDLEEQRQQLLQFHRSQIETGEFWKQNQTRFNIDTRVDVTLMANLRAIRKLLLKSIEKRDVEKQIDDQLRCEIVHGLLGRSILIKYLEERTDSTGKTVFPNDFFGKFLHGAKKYTDVLADKQSTYTLFAELEERFNGDMFPLIENEKDVITQSDLTELQQFLLGTSELASQQMVIWPLYSFNAIPIQLISSIYELFFHLAETDPDKEKGTYYTPYHLVSMLMDEVLPWDGPYTPQRILDPACGSGIFLVEAYRRLVAKWIFTNQPESIGPNDLINIMKACIFGVDSNKEAIRIASFSLSLAMCDFLEPRTIWDSLQFPRLLHYNLFHNDFFDRDCEFEQRDYDIVIGNPPWESRLSPAAKKYIKNDKLKVSDEQIAQAFTWRAGDICPKGVICFLLPSKGFLFNRSVKAQQFRTAFFEKYDVSVIINFSAFRWVLFEHAAGPAVGVIYRVSNLDKSDTIFYCTPKPLYTIEDKRRFLIEPTNICRIPRELIYDDLIWRIAMWGGPRDMDLVHTLQASGTPLRKLLDENDMVYAEGYKKGNKKKTCDAFLGMPMLNAKTFSPGKHFPDALPKMTERKFECTVDTKRQIFQSPHLIIKQSHKGSRFLADVLSFDAVFNHSFLGVHGDERLLKYFCSIISSKVFVYYQIMTNRKWLVERDESEVGDIIDTPFPMPTTAAVDEAVNLFDRVIVGNGDLSIIDQFAYRQYKLLPYEISLIDDAIDYVYDYYSKKGNSSALSQPDNALLQKYSVSLQEVMQNTLGNHYSFSCCIYHGDAPLIIAVLDLSPTSNPKFSLNRNSEEMDVLLHKLDRQLLEDRSGSVFVKRNVRVYNKDSIYIVKPNQSRYWNFSAACRDADEIYADVIRAWRGENE from the coding sequence ATGAAATATTTTGAATATAATTTGGGAAGCATTTTTCAATCGCTCGATATGAGTTACAGCAACGGCTTGACAGACGCGAATGATACGAATTTAACCGTTTTTCAGCGGTACTTTTTTGCTCAGGCAAAAGAGAAACTTAATGTTGATGCTGTATACTTTTTGAGAGATGCCGAAGGTATTCCCAAAATCCCAATGATTTATTTTTCTGCCATGGATTCATATAATTCCGAAAGAATAGCTGAGCTTCATAGAATGGCTTGGAACATGGGGGAAGCCCCTTTATTGTTTATCGTCCTTCCAGATGAACTTCTTGTGTACAACAATTATACTCCCCCTGCACCAAGGAAGGAAGATGGGAGTTATAATAACGATGCAGGGATGTTTGCCAGAATCAAAAAAGTTAGTGATCTGGAAGAACAGCGCCAGCAACTGCTTCAATTTCATCGTTCCCAGATAGAAACCGGAGAATTCTGGAAGCAAAATCAAACACGCTTTAATATTGATACGCGTGTTGACGTAACACTAATGGCAAATCTCCGTGCGATTCGGAAGCTACTGCTTAAAAGTATCGAAAAGAGAGATGTTGAGAAACAAATTGACGATCAGCTGCGGTGTGAAATTGTACATGGTTTGCTCGGGCGTTCTATATTGATTAAGTACTTGGAGGAAAGGACAGATTCTACTGGGAAAACTGTATTTCCTAATGACTTTTTTGGTAAATTTCTTCATGGAGCAAAAAAATACACTGATGTCTTAGCAGACAAGCAATCAACCTATACGCTTTTCGCTGAATTGGAAGAGCGATTTAATGGCGATATGTTTCCGTTAATTGAGAACGAAAAGGATGTTATTACTCAATCTGACCTAACCGAATTACAACAATTTCTTTTGGGCACAAGCGAACTTGCCAGCCAGCAAATGGTTATATGGCCGTTGTACTCGTTCAATGCTATTCCCATTCAACTAATTAGTAGCATTTATGAATTGTTTTTTCATCTTGCAGAGACAGACCCTGACAAGGAAAAAGGAACATACTACACGCCATATCATTTAGTTTCAATGCTTATGGATGAGGTCCTTCCTTGGGATGGCCCATACACACCTCAAAGGATTTTAGATCCAGCTTGTGGCTCAGGAATTTTTCTGGTGGAAGCATATAGGCGACTGGTTGCAAAATGGATATTCACCAATCAGCCAGAAAGTATCGGACCAAATGACCTAATCAACATTATGAAAGCATGTATTTTTGGTGTGGACAGCAATAAAGAGGCTATACGAATTGCTTCTTTCAGTCTCAGTTTAGCTATGTGCGATTTTCTCGAGCCACGGACCATTTGGGATTCTTTACAGTTTCCGCGGTTGCTGCACTATAATCTGTTTCATAATGATTTCTTCGACAGGGATTGCGAATTTGAGCAACGTGATTATGATATTGTCATTGGAAACCCGCCATGGGAAAGCAGACTATCTCCGGCTGCAAAGAAGTATATCAAAAACGACAAACTTAAAGTCAGTGACGAACAAATAGCGCAGGCGTTTACATGGAGGGCGGGGGATATTTGCCCAAAGGGCGTAATTTGCTTTCTGCTTCCAAGTAAAGGCTTCTTGTTTAATCGCTCAGTAAAGGCACAGCAATTCAGAACAGCATTCTTTGAAAAATACGATGTTTCCGTTATAATTAATTTTTCGGCTTTCAGATGGGTATTGTTTGAACATGCCGCAGGGCCAGCTGTTGGTGTAATATATCGAGTAAGCAATTTAGACAAATCTGATACTATTTTCTATTGCACACCAAAGCCATTATATACCATTGAAGATAAACGGCGATTTTTAATTGAGCCAACCAATATTTGCCGAATACCACGAGAGCTCATTTATGATGATCTAATATGGAGAATTGCTATGTGGGGCGGCCCGCGCGACATGGATTTGGTACATACCCTGCAGGCATCAGGTACTCCACTTCGAAAATTGCTTGATGAAAATGACATGGTATATGCAGAAGGATACAAAAAGGGAAACAAGAAGAAAACTTGTGATGCTTTTCTGGGCATGCCGATGCTTAACGCAAAGACTTTTTCTCCCGGAAAACACTTTCCTGACGCACTGCCAAAAATGACAGAAAGAAAGTTTGAATGCACAGTCGATACAAAACGCCAAATTTTTCAAAGTCCGCACCTAATAATCAAGCAAAGTCATAAGGGGTCAAGATTCCTTGCTGATGTATTAAGCTTTGATGCAGTGTTCAATCATAGCTTCCTGGGTGTACATGGAGATGAGCGCCTCTTAAAGTATTTTTGTTCGATTATTTCCTCAAAGGTGTTTGTCTACTACCAGATAATGACTAACCGCAAATGGCTCGTTGAACGAGATGAATCTGAAGTTGGAGACATTATCGATACGCCATTTCCCATGCCCACAACCGCCGCAGTTGATGAGGCGGTTAACCTGTTTGATCGTGTTATTGTTGGTAACGGTGATCTCTCGATCATAGATCAATTCGCGTATAGGCAGTATAAACTGCTGCCATATGAAATTTCCCTCATTGATGACGCAATAGACTATGTCTACGACTACTATAGCAAAAAAGGGAATTCCTCCGCATTGAGCCAGCCCGACAATGCCTTGTTGCAAAAATATTCTGTGTCACTGCAAGAGGTCATGCAGAACACATTGGGAAACCACTATTCATTCTCATGCTGTATATATCACGGGGATGCCCCTCTGATAATCGCGGTTCTTGATTTATCACCGACCTCAAATCCAAAGTTTTCGCTTAATCGCAATAGCGAGGAGATGGATGTGCTTTTGCATAAACTTGATCGGCAATTATTGGAAGATCGATCTGGAAGCGTCTTTGTAAAGAGAAATGTACGGGTATACAATAAAGACAGTATCTATATTGTTAAACCAAATCAATCGAGATACTGGAACTTTTCGGCAGCTTGTAGAGATGCTGATGAAATATATGCTGATGTAATAAGGGCGTGGAGGGGTGAAAATGAGTAG
- the nth gene encoding Endonuclease III, with product MTKKQRALLAVEALKQEYPDGICSLTYSEPLQLLIATRLSAQCTDARVNMVTPALFARFPTLSDFVNATAEEIEGYIHSCGLYKTKARDILAMCRKLSQDYGGVVPDTVEELTKLPGVGRKTANLVVGDIYHQPAVVTDTHCIRISGRLGLTDSKVPLKVEQGLRKLLPPEESNDFCHRLVLHGRAVCTARSPKCEICCMRNFCKSAPKNNL from the coding sequence ATGACGAAAAAGCAGAGGGCTCTGCTGGCAGTGGAAGCCCTGAAACAAGAATATCCGGACGGGATCTGCTCCCTGACTTACAGCGAACCGCTTCAGCTTTTGATTGCGACGCGCCTTTCCGCGCAGTGCACCGACGCCAGGGTGAACATGGTCACCCCCGCGCTGTTCGCGCGGTTCCCCACTCTGTCCGATTTTGTAAACGCCACGGCGGAGGAAATCGAAGGGTACATCCATTCCTGCGGGCTTTACAAAACGAAGGCGCGCGATATTCTCGCCATGTGCAGAAAGCTCTCGCAGGATTACGGCGGCGTTGTGCCCGACACCGTGGAAGAGCTGACAAAGCTGCCCGGCGTGGGCAGAAAAACCGCGAACCTGGTGGTGGGCGACATCTACCACCAGCCCGCGGTCGTGACGGACACCCACTGCATCCGGATTTCCGGAAGGCTGGGCCTGACGGACAGCAAGGTCCCGCTGAAGGTGGAGCAGGGTCTCAGAAAACTCCTTCCCCCGGAGGAATCGAACGATTTCTGCCACAGGCTCGTCCTGCACGGCCGAGCGGTGTGCACCGCGCGCAGCCCGAAATGCGAAATCTGCTGCATGAGAAACTTCTGCAAATCCGCCCCGAAAAATAATTTGTAA
- a CDS encoding conserved protein of unknown function (Evidence 4 : Unknown function but conserved in other organisms): MDRALKVLYGKPLHAAEDGRIEASCGSKSDIAARQATVAERKIVLRIVDDLNMMATDFSLDSFICGFKLLCQMANKLNNTLTGVQRRRSKPG; the protein is encoded by the coding sequence ATGGACAGAGCCCTGAAAGTACTGTACGGCAAGCCTTTACACGCGGCCGAAGATGGCAGAATTGAAGCGAGCTGTGGAAGCAAATCGGACATTGCTGCGAGACAAGCTACCGTGGCAGAACGAAAGATCGTGCTGCGGATCGTAGATGATCTAAACATGATGGCGACCGATTTTTCTCTTGACAGCTTCATCTGCGGCTTCAAACTGTTATGCCAGATGGCAAACAAATTGAACAACACGTTAACAGGCGTTCAACGCCGGCGAAGCAAGCCGGGTTGA
- a CDS encoding conserved protein of unknown function (Evidence 4 : Unknown function but conserved in other organisms), producing the protein MSSIRNITASNPMPVDLAKRLGKGGIAELLSVMWQGYDDLHDASIITKEMNENAITEEWFLRVNEIWHQENRAARVSIHLSPITQFWDDTMAKPRGQSPAIDFCFRAWNKNDGYFGAECKNLYDHDPKHIKRYVETGVCNYTSGRYGSKSSVSSLVGYVLTGKIPEIVDELKQEIAKTKPRLNISREIGSRDVQYKSSHIRDSDGKQITIHHLLFNFVA; encoded by the coding sequence ATGAGTAGTATTCGCAATATCACTGCGTCCAATCCAATGCCCGTAGATTTGGCTAAGAGACTGGGCAAGGGAGGGATTGCCGAACTTCTTTCAGTTATGTGGCAAGGGTATGATGATTTGCACGATGCCAGCATCATTACGAAAGAGATGAACGAAAATGCCATTACGGAAGAATGGTTTCTCCGTGTAAATGAAATATGGCATCAGGAAAATCGGGCAGCAAGAGTATCAATCCACTTATCCCCGATAACCCAATTTTGGGATGACACGATGGCAAAGCCTCGTGGGCAATCGCCGGCAATTGATTTTTGTTTTCGTGCGTGGAATAAAAATGATGGGTATTTTGGAGCAGAATGTAAAAACCTATATGATCATGACCCAAAGCATATAAAGCGCTACGTTGAAACAGGTGTGTGCAACTATACCAGCGGGAGATATGGATCGAAGTCATCCGTTTCTTCTTTAGTGGGTTATGTTCTCACGGGAAAAATACCAGAGATTGTTGATGAGTTGAAGCAGGAGATTGCAAAGACTAAACCACGTTTGAATATTAGCCGTGAAATAGGAAGCCGAGATGTTCAATACAAGTCCAGTCATATCAGGGATTCCGATGGAAAACAGATCACCATTCATCATCTGCTTTTCAATTTTGTCGCTTGA
- a CDS encoding protein of unknown function (Evidence 5 : Unknown function): MLTSFNEILGFYYENTYADRSAIIPLERPETSKATQFPKLCGLTCFASHKIHKITKKPPNHKI; the protein is encoded by the coding sequence ATGCTTACCAGTTTCAACGAAATTCTTGGGTTCTATTATGAAAACACTTACGCCGACAGAAGTGCTATTATCCCTTTAGAACGCCCTGAAACAAGTAAGGCCACACAGTTTCCAAAGCTGTGCGGTCTTACTTGTTTTGCTTCTCACAAAATTCATAAAATTACGAAAAAGCCGCCAAATCATAAGATTTAG
- the mod gene encoding Type III restriction-modification system EcoP15I enzyme mod, translating to MIKDIIAANDSVTPNSREMAVLKEYFPSCFHTDGSFDLERFKEFLDDKLTVTGEGYELKFLGKNYARLLASVDTTTVIVPDEEHNKKPENANSQNIYISGDNLDGLKHMMKSYIRQIKCIYIDPPYNTGKDDFAYADSFNFTVDELSEKLSISEEQAQRIIDLTKRGSASHSAWLMFMYPRLQLARDLLKNDGVIFISIDDNEIANLRLICDDIFGEENHIGTIIWNNVTDNNPTNIAVEHEYIVAYSKSRESLEPIWKSSIDDLKMILLDKEAELLSLPFDSEAGLQDAYTAWYSEHKAQLGKLEGYKFIDKGGIYAGSRSVHNPGKQGYYYDVIHPVTKKACMPPLMGYRFPQESMQKLVDEDRIIYGEDEKKIIEIKQYVREYTDKLSSVISMDGRSGANVIRALFDNQNVFKNPKAPAILEKLLSFAMSDSDTVVDFFAGSSTTAHAIMNLNCTDEGNRHYILVQLKEPNKPGSEALNAGYATIDQIGMERIIRAAKKIREEHPDTTADLGFRHYTLSEPSEDTLDKLEDFSPEDNGMYVGNTVLDDFGKPTVLATWLVWDGYGFTASVEQLNFAGYTGYYIGKHLYLIDEKLSDAAIEAIVVKYETDGDFNPENVVLFGYSFTWTELESLKTNLKRLKDEEKNLRINFDVRY from the coding sequence ATGATTAAAGATATTATCGCCGCGAATGACAGCGTTACGCCTAATAGCCGTGAGATGGCTGTTTTGAAAGAGTACTTCCCTTCCTGTTTCCACACGGACGGCAGTTTTGATTTGGAACGGTTCAAGGAATTTTTGGACGACAAGCTCACTGTCACCGGTGAGGGTTATGAGCTCAAGTTTCTCGGCAAAAACTATGCCCGTTTACTGGCGTCTGTGGACACGACCACAGTCATCGTACCTGATGAGGAACATAACAAGAAGCCGGAGAATGCTAACAGTCAGAATATCTATATCAGCGGTGACAATCTGGACGGATTGAAGCATATGATGAAATCATACATAAGGCAGATTAAGTGCATCTACATAGATCCCCCGTATAATACTGGTAAAGATGATTTTGCATATGCGGATAGCTTCAACTTTACAGTTGATGAGCTATCAGAAAAACTAAGTATAAGCGAAGAACAAGCGCAGCGGATAATTGATTTAACAAAGCGTGGCTCGGCATCTCATTCAGCCTGGTTAATGTTCATGTATCCTCGGCTCCAATTAGCACGGGATTTACTTAAAAATGATGGCGTGATTTTTATATCTATTGATGATAATGAAATTGCCAATCTTCGCCTAATTTGTGATGATATCTTCGGCGAAGAAAATCACATTGGTACAATAATTTGGAACAATGTAACAGATAATAATCCGACAAATATTGCTGTTGAGCATGAATACATTGTAGCCTATTCAAAGAGCCGAGAATCCCTTGAGCCCATTTGGAAATCCTCAATAGATGACTTAAAAATGATCTTGCTGGACAAAGAAGCAGAATTGCTTTCCCTTCCTTTTGATTCCGAAGCGGGTTTACAAGATGCTTATACTGCATGGTATTCTGAACATAAGGCTCAGCTTGGGAAACTTGAGGGATACAAGTTTATCGACAAAGGTGGCATCTACGCTGGCAGTAGAAGCGTACACAACCCTGGAAAACAAGGCTATTATTATGACGTCATACATCCCGTCACAAAAAAAGCGTGTATGCCTCCGCTGATGGGATACCGTTTCCCTCAAGAGTCTATGCAAAAGTTGGTTGACGAAGATCGAATAATATACGGCGAGGACGAAAAGAAAATTATTGAAATAAAGCAATATGTTAGGGAATATACTGATAAACTCTCAAGCGTGATATCTATGGATGGACGATCTGGAGCTAATGTCATAAGGGCTCTCTTCGATAATCAAAACGTATTTAAAAATCCAAAGGCCCCAGCTATTCTCGAGAAATTGCTATCATTTGCAATGAGCGATTCTGATACCGTTGTTGATTTTTTTGCTGGCTCATCGACAACAGCTCACGCAATTATGAATCTTAATTGTACCGATGAGGGAAATAGACATTATATTTTGGTACAACTAAAAGAGCCCAATAAGCCAGGCAGTGAAGCTCTGAATGCGGGCTATGCCACGATTGACCAGATTGGCATGGAGCGAATTATCCGTGCCGCTAAGAAGATCCGTGAGGAACATCCAGACACTACGGCAGATCTCGGTTTCCGCCACTATACTCTTTCTGAGCCCTCCGAGGATACGCTGGACAAGCTGGAAGATTTCTCTCCAGAGGATAACGGCATGTATGTGGGAAACACTGTTCTGGACGATTTTGGGAAGCCGACCGTTCTTGCAACATGGCTTGTCTGGGATGGCTATGGGTTTACCGCATCCGTGGAGCAATTGAACTTTGCTGGATACACGGGATACTACATAGGAAAACATTTGTATCTCATCGACGAAAAATTGTCCGATGCAGCGATTGAGGCCATTGTAGTGAAATATGAAACGGATGGGGACTTTAACCCCGAAAATGTCGTTCTGTTCGGGTATAGCTTTACATGGACAGAGCTTGAAAGTTTGAAAACAAATTTAAAGCGGCTGAAAGATGAGGAGAAGAATCTCCGCATTAACTTTGACGTCCGTTATTGA
- a CDS encoding conserved protein of unknown function (Evidence 4 : Unknown function but conserved in other organisms) — translation MGRPNHLEQVRKRVKAAEAGSVFIPSDFFDIAEAVKVNTCLNRLVESGELHRMMRGVFTKPRYSELLHANVPPSPDKIAKAIARNYGWTIIPCGDTALNMQGISTQVPVVWIYVSDGPYKSYDASGVMLKFKHTDNKNEIIEVSYQTALIIQALKALGKDNITKKDIRVLSKRLTDDEKKQMLVESKRITAWVYEYIKQICAEDSQKANF, via the coding sequence ATGGGCCGTCCCAACCATCTGGAGCAGGTCCGCAAGCGGGTCAAGGCAGCGGAAGCCGGTTCCGTCTTCATTCCCTCTGACTTTTTTGATATTGCCGAAGCCGTCAAAGTGAACACATGTTTAAACCGGTTGGTTGAGAGCGGCGAACTGCACCGCATGATGCGTGGTGTATTTACTAAGCCTCGATACAGCGAGCTGTTGCATGCCAACGTCCCGCCGAGTCCTGATAAAATTGCAAAGGCGATTGCCCGAAATTACGGATGGACGATTATCCCCTGCGGCGATACAGCACTTAATATGCAGGGAATCTCAACGCAGGTTCCGGTCGTCTGGATATATGTGAGCGATGGCCCATATAAAAGCTATGATGCCAGTGGTGTAATGCTGAAGTTCAAACACACAGACAACAAGAATGAGATCATTGAGGTTTCTTATCAGACAGCCCTTATCATTCAGGCTCTGAAAGCTTTGGGTAAAGACAACATCACAAAAAAAGATATTCGCGTCCTCTCAAAGAGACTAACAGACGACGAAAAGAAACAAATGCTTGTTGAAAGTAAGCGCATTACCGCGTGGGTATACGAATACATCAAGCAAATTTGTGCGGAGGATAGCCAAAAAGCAAATTTCTAA
- a CDS encoding Type III restriction-modification system endonuclease produces MELILQQALPHQQKAVDAICAALDGVQITAPTQFYENPHIMLTDPRLAENVRELQNAVPPEYRSNTPIGNCLNLDIKMETGTGKTYVYTKVMFELHKRYGINKFIIAVPSLAIKAGTAQFLRDEYARRHFADGCGYGTEIEVGILEAPKNKKKGRSYFPSVVSDFVKGSCQDTKKIHVLLMNMQLLVVRANGMLSRDDYDYGAEGFYRPLDAIRATRPVVIIDEPHRFSRDQKAFKVITDEICPQSIIRFGATFPETTSGRGKNKVTVKDYQNLLYDLNACASFNQNLIKGVAKEHFEPVSKREEKVKITSIASKDAVTFQYKKRDEATKSYTLKTSDSLSIISDAFEGITVYAIGNTKVEFSNGVIKSVGEELDVDIYMTSYQEQMIRLALERHFETERENFCGRTFKIKTLALFFIDDISSYRPGTDGKEPYLRLAFERLLKERIEAVLATLDDHDAEYRAYLEASLADISACHAGYFSQDNSDSDEDVAKEVDEILNGKKQLLSFKNTDGSYNTLRFLFSKWTLKEGWDNPNVFTIAKLRSSGSENSKLQEVGRGLRLPVDENGNRISNEEFQLNYIVDFTEADFAQRLVNQINGEIPQAITISEEKLQQVAKKLGVSSDNLFDALYAEKHYIDRHYNIKPETRDAFLAEYPDFFAGLSTGKVKDRNKDKPRPIKIRKAAYSEIKELWEKINQRYLLFYDADINEDMNAVILSILEQPGTFTDMVIRSARELVKSDGDQMEAVTSTGVQYTVTRPIPYGLFLKRISQNTNVPVTTFHNALCEYVKRHGHIEQKFFNDNSAIEFCSRFRDWKTKHLQGRFHYAKSRTPCGATALTYADGTPRTDIAQGRIGTKIIPGTPSAKYLYDVYAYDSPLEKDNITANIEEVVVFGKIPRSSIAIPTITGEMYSPDFMYIVKRKSGEKELNIVVETKDVEGKSSLRPIENAKIECARVFFGMLSRDGYTVYFRDQLNNKQMAQIINEVLT; encoded by the coding sequence ATGGAGCTAATCCTCCAACAGGCGCTACCGCATCAGCAAAAAGCGGTCGATGCTATCTGTGCTGCACTGGACGGCGTACAGATTACCGCGCCCACACAGTTTTATGAAAATCCGCATATCATGCTTACTGATCCTCGCCTTGCCGAAAATGTGCGGGAATTACAAAATGCCGTTCCTCCGGAGTATCGCAGCAATACGCCTATCGGCAATTGCCTAAATCTCGATATTAAAATGGAGACGGGCACTGGAAAAACATATGTATACACCAAGGTCATGTTTGAACTGCACAAACGGTATGGAATTAATAAATTCATCATCGCTGTGCCGTCGCTTGCCATCAAAGCGGGAACCGCGCAATTTTTGCGGGATGAATATGCCCGCCGCCATTTTGCGGACGGCTGTGGGTATGGCACAGAGATCGAAGTTGGTATTCTGGAAGCACCTAAGAATAAGAAAAAGGGACGCAGCTATTTTCCAAGTGTAGTCAGTGATTTTGTTAAAGGTTCCTGCCAGGATACGAAAAAAATCCATGTGTTGCTTATGAATATGCAGTTGCTTGTCGTAAGAGCAAACGGAATGCTTAGCCGCGACGATTACGATTACGGAGCGGAAGGGTTCTATCGGCCGTTAGACGCTATTCGCGCAACAAGGCCTGTAGTCATCATAGACGAGCCGCATCGTTTTTCCCGCGATCAAAAAGCATTTAAAGTCATTACCGATGAGATATGCCCGCAAAGCATTATCCGCTTTGGTGCAACTTTTCCGGAAACCACTTCCGGGCGCGGAAAAAACAAAGTCACAGTAAAAGATTATCAAAATCTGCTTTATGATCTCAATGCTTGCGCATCATTCAACCAAAATCTGATCAAGGGCGTTGCAAAGGAACACTTTGAACCGGTTTCTAAGCGCGAAGAAAAGGTGAAAATTACATCTATTGCAAGCAAAGACGCTGTTACGTTCCAATATAAAAAACGTGATGAAGCTACAAAGTCATATACGCTCAAGACCAGTGACTCACTGTCCATAATAAGCGATGCGTTTGAGGGAATAACGGTTTACGCGATAGGTAACACAAAGGTAGAATTTTCAAACGGTGTCATAAAATCAGTCGGCGAGGAACTGGATGTAGACATTTACATGACTTCCTATCAAGAGCAGATGATACGTCTGGCACTTGAGCGCCATTTTGAAACGGAGCGTGAAAATTTCTGTGGACGCACCTTCAAGATAAAAACGCTGGCTCTTTTCTTTATAGACGATATATCATCCTATCGCCCAGGTACAGACGGTAAAGAGCCATACCTTCGCTTGGCCTTTGAACGCCTATTGAAAGAGCGCATTGAAGCCGTACTTGCCACACTCGATGATCATGATGCCGAATATCGAGCGTATTTGGAAGCGAGCCTCGCCGACATCTCCGCTTGCCACGCCGGATACTTTTCTCAGGACAACAGCGATTCCGATGAAGATGTTGCCAAAGAGGTCGACGAGATTCTAAACGGGAAAAAACAGCTTTTGTCTTTTAAGAATACAGACGGAAGCTATAATACGCTTCGATTTTTGTTCTCAAAATGGACATTAAAAGAGGGCTGGGATAATCCCAATGTATTTACGATAGCCAAACTCCGCTCCAGCGGCAGCGAGAATAGCAAACTGCAGGAGGTCGGACGTGGACTGCGCCTGCCTGTGGACGAAAACGGAAATCGCATATCTAATGAAGAATTCCAGCTTAATTATATTGTAGACTTCACTGAGGCCGACTTCGCACAGCGGCTTGTCAATCAGATAAATGGGGAGATTCCGCAAGCAATCACCATCAGCGAAGAAAAACTTCAACAGGTGGCAAAAAAGCTTGGGGTTTCTTCAGACAATTTATTTGATGCTTTGTATGCAGAAAAGCATTATATCGACAGGCATTATAATATCAAGCCGGAAACACGAGATGCGTTTCTTGCAGAATATCCTGACTTCTTTGCAGGACTTTCCACAGGCAAGGTCAAAGACCGCAACAAGGACAAGCCGCGTCCCATCAAAATTCGCAAAGCCGCATATAGTGAAATCAAGGAACTGTGGGAGAAAATTAACCAGCGCTATCTTTTGTTTTACGATGCAGACATAAACGAGGATATGAATGCTGTCATCCTCTCTATTCTTGAGCAGCCGGGAACGTTTACCGATATGGTTATACGCAGTGCAAGAGAACTCGTTAAGAGCGACGGAGATCAGATGGAAGCGGTAACGAGTACAGGAGTCCAATATACCGTGACCCGACCTATCCCATATGGCTTATTTCTTAAGCGCATTTCACAGAATACAAATGTTCCAGTAACTACGTTTCATAACGCCTTGTGTGAATATGTAAAAAGGCACGGACATATAGAACAAAAATTTTTTAATGATAATTCTGCAATTGAGTTCTGTTCAAGATTCCGAGATTGGAAAACCAAGCATTTACAAGGGCGATTCCACTATGCAAAGAGCAGAACTCCATGCGGTGCAACAGCGCTGACTTATGCTGATGGGACGCCGCGTACTGATATTGCACAGGGGCGTATTGGAACAAAAATAATTCCCGGTACACCAAGCGCAAAATATTTGTATGATGTCTATGCATATGATTCACCATTAGAAAAAGACAATATTACAGCAAATATTGAAGAAGTAGTCGTATTCGGAAAAATACCGCGTAGCAGTATTGCTATACCAACGATTACAGGTGAGATGTATAGTCCGGACTTCATGTATATCGTAAAACGTAAATCCGGCGAAAAAGAGCTCAATATTGTAGTTGAGACAAAGGATGTTGAGGGGAAGTCTTCCTTGCGTCCCATAGAAAATGCAAAAATTGAGTGTGCAAGGGTGTTCTTTGGTATGCTATCAAGGGATGGATACACAGTATACTTCAGAGATCAATTGAACAATAAACAGATGGCGCAGATTATTAATGAAGTACTGACTTAA